One Canis lupus dingo isolate Sandy chromosome 3, ASM325472v2, whole genome shotgun sequence DNA window includes the following coding sequences:
- the IDH3A gene encoding isocitrate dehydrogenase [NAD] subunit alpha, mitochondrial isoform X2 — translation MAGPAWISKVSRLLGAFHNQKQVQTVTLIPGDGIGPEISAAVMKIFDAAKAPIQWEERNVTAIQGPGGKWMIPPEAKESMDKNKMGLKGPLKTPIAAGHPSMNLLLRKTFDLYANVRPCVSIEGYKTPYTDVNIVTIRENTEGEYSGIEHVIVDGVVQSIKLITEEASRRIAEFAFEYARNNHRSNVTAVHKANIMRMSDGLFLQKCREVAENCKDIKFNEMYLDTVCLNMVQDPSQFDVLVMPNLYGDILSDLCAGLIGGLGVTPSGNIGANGVAIFESVHGTAPDIAGKDMANPTALLLSAVMMLRHMGLFDHAARVEAACFATIKDGKSLTKDLGGNAKCSDFTEEICRRVRDLD, via the exons ATGGCTGGCCCCGCGTGGATCTCCAAG GTCTCTCGGCTGCTGGGGGCATTCCACAACCAAAAACAG GTTCAGACAGTCACTTTAATTCCAGGAGATGGTATCGGCCCTGAGATCTCAGCTGCAGTTATGAAGATTTTTGATGCTGCCAAA GCGCCCATTCAGTGGGAGGAGCGGAATGTCACTGCCATTCAAGGACCGGGGGGAAAGTGGATGATCCCTCCTGAAGCCAAAGAGTCCATGGATAAGAACAAGATGGGCCTGAAAG GTCCTCTGAAGACCCCAATAGCAGCAGGCCACCCATCTATGAATTTACTGCTGCGTAAGACATTTGACCTTTATGCAAATGTCCGACCGTGTGTTTCAATCGAGGGTTACAAAACCCCTTACACCGACGTGAACATTGTCACCATCCGGGAGAACACAGAAGGAGAGTACAGTGGCATAGAGCATGTG ATCGTGGATGGGGTCGTTCAGAGCATCAAGCTCATCACTGAGGAGGCGAGCAGGCGCATTGCTGAGTTTGCCTTCGAGTATGCCCGCAACAACCACCGGAGTAACGTCACAGCTGTGCACAAAGCCAATATCAT GCGAATGTCAGATGGGCTTTTTCTACAAAAATGCAGGGAAGTTGCTGAAAACTGTAAAGATATTAAATTTAATGAGATGTACCTTGATACAGTATGTCTGAAT ATGGTCCAGGATCCGTCCCAATTTGATGTCCTTGTTATGCCAAATTTGTATGGAGACATCCTTAG TGACCTGTGCGCGGGATTGATTGGAGGTCTTGGTGTGACACCAAGTGGCAACATTGGAGCCAACGGGGTAGCGATCTTCGAGTCG GTTCACGGAACTGCCCCGGACATTGCTGGCAAGGACATGGCCAACCCCACGGCTCTCCTGCTCAGCGCTGTGATGATGCTGCGCCACATGGGGCTTTTTGACCATGCTGCAAGGGTTGAGGCTGCGTGCTTTGCTACAATTAAGGATGGAAAG aGCTTAACAAAAGATTTAGGAGGCAACGCAAAATGCTCAGACTTCACAGAGGAGATCTGTCGTCGAGTACGAGATTTAGATTGA
- the IDH3A gene encoding isocitrate dehydrogenase [NAD] subunit alpha, mitochondrial isoform X3 encodes MKIFDAAKAPIQWEERNVTAIQGPGGKWMIPPEAKESMDKNKMGLKGPLKTPIAAGHPSMNLLLRKTFDLYANVRPCVSIEGYKTPYTDVNIVTIRENTEGEYSGIEHVIVDGVVQSIKLITEEASRRIAEFAFEYARNNHRSNVTAVHKANIMRMSDGLFLQKCREVAENCKDIKFNEMYLDTVCLNMVQDPSQFDVLVMPNLYGDILSDLCAGLIGGLGVTPSGNIGANGVAIFESVHGTAPDIAGKDMANPTALLLSAVMMLRHMGLFDHAARVEAACFATIKDGKSLTKDLGGNAKCSDFTEEICRRVRDLD; translated from the exons ATGAAGATTTTTGATGCTGCCAAA GCGCCCATTCAGTGGGAGGAGCGGAATGTCACTGCCATTCAAGGACCGGGGGGAAAGTGGATGATCCCTCCTGAAGCCAAAGAGTCCATGGATAAGAACAAGATGGGCCTGAAAG GTCCTCTGAAGACCCCAATAGCAGCAGGCCACCCATCTATGAATTTACTGCTGCGTAAGACATTTGACCTTTATGCAAATGTCCGACCGTGTGTTTCAATCGAGGGTTACAAAACCCCTTACACCGACGTGAACATTGTCACCATCCGGGAGAACACAGAAGGAGAGTACAGTGGCATAGAGCATGTG ATCGTGGATGGGGTCGTTCAGAGCATCAAGCTCATCACTGAGGAGGCGAGCAGGCGCATTGCTGAGTTTGCCTTCGAGTATGCCCGCAACAACCACCGGAGTAACGTCACAGCTGTGCACAAAGCCAATATCAT GCGAATGTCAGATGGGCTTTTTCTACAAAAATGCAGGGAAGTTGCTGAAAACTGTAAAGATATTAAATTTAATGAGATGTACCTTGATACAGTATGTCTGAAT ATGGTCCAGGATCCGTCCCAATTTGATGTCCTTGTTATGCCAAATTTGTATGGAGACATCCTTAG TGACCTGTGCGCGGGATTGATTGGAGGTCTTGGTGTGACACCAAGTGGCAACATTGGAGCCAACGGGGTAGCGATCTTCGAGTCG GTTCACGGAACTGCCCCGGACATTGCTGGCAAGGACATGGCCAACCCCACGGCTCTCCTGCTCAGCGCTGTGATGATGCTGCGCCACATGGGGCTTTTTGACCATGCTGCAAGGGTTGAGGCTGCGTGCTTTGCTACAATTAAGGATGGAAAG aGCTTAACAAAAGATTTAGGAGGCAACGCAAAATGCTCAGACTTCACAGAGGAGATCTGTCGTCGAGTACGAGATTTAGATTGA
- the IDH3A gene encoding isocitrate dehydrogenase [NAD] subunit alpha, mitochondrial isoform X1, whose translation MAGPAWISKVSRLLGAFHNQKQVTRAFAGGVQTVTLIPGDGIGPEISAAVMKIFDAAKAPIQWEERNVTAIQGPGGKWMIPPEAKESMDKNKMGLKGPLKTPIAAGHPSMNLLLRKTFDLYANVRPCVSIEGYKTPYTDVNIVTIRENTEGEYSGIEHVIVDGVVQSIKLITEEASRRIAEFAFEYARNNHRSNVTAVHKANIMRMSDGLFLQKCREVAENCKDIKFNEMYLDTVCLNMVQDPSQFDVLVMPNLYGDILSDLCAGLIGGLGVTPSGNIGANGVAIFESVHGTAPDIAGKDMANPTALLLSAVMMLRHMGLFDHAARVEAACFATIKDGKSLTKDLGGNAKCSDFTEEICRRVRDLD comes from the exons ATGGCTGGCCCCGCGTGGATCTCCAAG GTCTCTCGGCTGCTGGGGGCATTCCACAACCAAAAACAGGTGACCAGAGCTTTTGCTGGTGGT GTTCAGACAGTCACTTTAATTCCAGGAGATGGTATCGGCCCTGAGATCTCAGCTGCAGTTATGAAGATTTTTGATGCTGCCAAA GCGCCCATTCAGTGGGAGGAGCGGAATGTCACTGCCATTCAAGGACCGGGGGGAAAGTGGATGATCCCTCCTGAAGCCAAAGAGTCCATGGATAAGAACAAGATGGGCCTGAAAG GTCCTCTGAAGACCCCAATAGCAGCAGGCCACCCATCTATGAATTTACTGCTGCGTAAGACATTTGACCTTTATGCAAATGTCCGACCGTGTGTTTCAATCGAGGGTTACAAAACCCCTTACACCGACGTGAACATTGTCACCATCCGGGAGAACACAGAAGGAGAGTACAGTGGCATAGAGCATGTG ATCGTGGATGGGGTCGTTCAGAGCATCAAGCTCATCACTGAGGAGGCGAGCAGGCGCATTGCTGAGTTTGCCTTCGAGTATGCCCGCAACAACCACCGGAGTAACGTCACAGCTGTGCACAAAGCCAATATCAT GCGAATGTCAGATGGGCTTTTTCTACAAAAATGCAGGGAAGTTGCTGAAAACTGTAAAGATATTAAATTTAATGAGATGTACCTTGATACAGTATGTCTGAAT ATGGTCCAGGATCCGTCCCAATTTGATGTCCTTGTTATGCCAAATTTGTATGGAGACATCCTTAG TGACCTGTGCGCGGGATTGATTGGAGGTCTTGGTGTGACACCAAGTGGCAACATTGGAGCCAACGGGGTAGCGATCTTCGAGTCG GTTCACGGAACTGCCCCGGACATTGCTGGCAAGGACATGGCCAACCCCACGGCTCTCCTGCTCAGCGCTGTGATGATGCTGCGCCACATGGGGCTTTTTGACCATGCTGCAAGGGTTGAGGCTGCGTGCTTTGCTACAATTAAGGATGGAAAG aGCTTAACAAAAGATTTAGGAGGCAACGCAAAATGCTCAGACTTCACAGAGGAGATCTGTCGTCGAGTACGAGATTTAGATTGA